The following coding sequences lie in one Miscanthus floridulus cultivar M001 chromosome 9, ASM1932011v1, whole genome shotgun sequence genomic window:
- the LOC136480810 gene encoding secreted RxLR effector protein 161-like, which translates to MELKLKLLKEGTTPNVDATEYRNVIGSLRYLCNSRPDLAFAVGYLSRFMEAPCQEHMAAVKRVLRYVVGTMHWGVHYHPRGKKEATPTLLGYSDSDLAGDINKRKSTGGLMFFLYRPAIAWQSVKQRVVALSSCKAEYIAPAGAVCEGVWLSLSAAKSSRPRSRWTTSLP; encoded by the coding sequence ATGGAGCTGAAGCTGAAGCTGCTCAAGGAGGGCACAACGCCGAACGTGGACGCCACTGAGTACCGCAACGTCATCGGGAGCCTCAGATATCTTTGTAACTCCAGACCTGATCTGGCGTTCGCGGTGGGCTACCTGAGCCGGTTCATGGAGGCGCCATGTCAAGAGCATATGGCGGCCGTCAAGCGTGTCCTCCGCTATGTGGTGGGCACGATGCACTGGggagtgcactatcaccctagaGGGAAGAAAGAAGCCACGCCAACGCTGCTGGGCTACTCCGACAGCGACCTTGCAGGTGACATCAACAAACGGAAGAGCACCGGCGGCCTCATGTTCTTCCTTTACCGGCCGGCGATTGCATGGCAGTCGGTGAAGCAAAGGGTTGTCGCTCTGTCCTCATGCAAGGCAGAGTACATCGCGCCCGCAGGAGCTGTGTGCGAGGGGGTTTGGCTGAGCTTATCGGCGGCAAAATCCTCGCGCCCAAGGTCAAGGTGGACAACAAGTCTACCCTAG